From Microbacterium invictum, the proteins below share one genomic window:
- a CDS encoding GlxA family transcriptional regulator codes for MRTVACIVLPGFAPFEFGLACEAFGLDRSDDGIQNFDFRVITPEPGVVPSKIGFSLNVEHDLSFAYEADLVVVSPIPRPYWGSVDERVLDAVRAAAARGAWLLSVCSGSFVLGAAGVLDGRKATTHWMYADVMAEMFPAVDIDPNVLYVQDGRIITSAGTAAGIDACLHLLRLELGAEAANTIARRMVVPPQRDGGQAQFIAKPLPETRSQSLAIVTDWMLENLRLDLTVDQLAARAHMSPRTFARRFRADLGTTPAAWLGRQRLIQAQRLLEQTDLGLDAIAYECGFGSAAVLRQNFSRTLGTTPTAYRARFACPVSMAS; via the coding sequence ATGCGTACCGTTGCCTGCATCGTCCTTCCCGGCTTCGCCCCGTTCGAGTTCGGTCTCGCCTGCGAAGCGTTCGGACTGGACCGTTCCGACGACGGCATCCAGAACTTCGACTTCCGAGTCATCACCCCAGAGCCGGGCGTCGTGCCGTCGAAGATCGGCTTCTCGCTCAACGTCGAGCACGACCTGTCATTCGCATACGAGGCAGATCTCGTCGTGGTGTCGCCGATCCCGCGCCCGTACTGGGGGAGCGTCGACGAGCGCGTCCTCGATGCGGTGCGCGCCGCCGCCGCCCGCGGCGCCTGGCTGCTGAGCGTGTGCAGTGGATCGTTCGTCCTCGGCGCGGCCGGGGTGCTCGACGGGCGTAAGGCGACCACGCACTGGATGTACGCCGACGTCATGGCCGAGATGTTCCCGGCGGTCGACATCGATCCGAATGTGCTCTACGTGCAGGACGGCCGCATCATCACCAGCGCCGGCACCGCCGCCGGCATCGACGCCTGCCTGCACCTGCTCCGCCTCGAACTCGGCGCCGAGGCGGCGAACACGATCGCCCGCCGCATGGTCGTGCCGCCGCAGCGCGACGGCGGCCAGGCGCAGTTCATCGCCAAGCCGCTGCCCGAGACCCGATCGCAGTCGCTGGCGATTGTCACCGACTGGATGCTCGAGAACCTGCGGCTCGATCTCACGGTCGATCAGCTCGCGGCACGGGCGCACATGTCGCCTCGCACGTTCGCCCGGCGGTTCAGGGCAGACCTCGGCACGACACCGGCGGCGTGGCTCGGGCGGCAGCGTCTCATCCAGGCGCAGCGGCTGCTCGAGCAGACCGACCTGGGTCTGGATGCCATCGCCTACGAGTGCGGGTTCGGCTCGGCCGCGGTGCTCCGCCAGAACTTCTCGCGCACCCTCGGCACGACGCCGACCGCGTACCGCGCGCGCTTCGCGTGCCCGGTCTCGATGGCATCCTGA